A portion of the Cetobacterium sp. ZOR0034 genome contains these proteins:
- a CDS encoding SIS domain-containing protein — MSKYSEMLKFKEEEYRNSAKLIGEAKPIAEEIANIVTKDGFSNIFFTAVGGSLAPLMAMGEIAKQLTELPVYVEQAAELIVRGHKALTEKSLIITLSKSGDTKETVEMAKKYKEMGIRVISCTKNLESPLAKNSNYVIPMRHENGVEYEYMLLFWLFFKILSNRGEFLDYNDFGNQLLLLPENLLEAKLQFDPQAKEMAKQYYKEPYMIWIGGGEVWGETYLFSMCLLEEMQWLKTKSVTSSEFFHGTLEIVEEDTCVFLVKGSGKTRVLDDRAEKFLKKYTKKLSIIDTLDFKLNGIDEKYRWIIAPTIASTVLVDRLAFHFEDNTKHSLDIRRYYRQFDY, encoded by the coding sequence ATGTCAAAATATTCTGAAATGTTAAAATTTAAAGAGGAGGAGTATAGAAATAGTGCTAAGTTAATAGGAGAGGCTAAACCAATAGCAGAAGAAATTGCTAATATAGTTACAAAAGATGGGTTTTCAAATATATTTTTTACAGCAGTTGGAGGTAGTTTAGCACCTTTAATGGCAATGGGAGAGATTGCAAAGCAACTTACAGAACTACCTGTTTATGTAGAACAAGCAGCGGAGTTAATTGTAAGAGGACATAAGGCTTTAACAGAAAAATCATTAATAATAACTTTGTCAAAATCAGGAGATACAAAAGAAACAGTTGAAATGGCTAAAAAATATAAAGAGATGGGGATAAGAGTTATATCTTGTACAAAAAATTTAGAATCTCCTTTAGCTAAAAATTCTAATTATGTAATTCCAATGAGACATGAAAATGGTGTAGAGTATGAGTATATGCTATTATTTTGGTTATTTTTTAAAATTTTGTCAAATAGAGGAGAGTTTTTAGATTATAATGATTTTGGAAATCAGTTATTATTACTACCAGAAAATTTATTAGAGGCAAAACTACAATTTGATCCTCAAGCAAAAGAAATGGCAAAACAGTATTATAAAGAGCCATATATGATTTGGATTGGTGGTGGTGAAGTGTGGGGTGAGACGTATCTATTCTCAATGTGTTTGTTGGAAGAGATGCAATGGTTAAAAACAAAGTCTGTTACAAGTTCAGAATTTTTCCATGGAACTTTAGAAATAGTCGAGGAAGATACTTGTGTATTTTTAGTTAAAGGTTCTGGAAAAACAAGAGTTTTAGATGATAGAGCTGAAAAGTTTTTAAAGAAATACACAAAAAAATTAAGTATTATTGATACATTAGATTTTAAATTAAACGGAATAGATGAAAAATATCGTTGGATAATAGCACCAACAATTGCATCAACAGTTTTGGTTGATCGATTGGCGTTTCATTTTGAAGATAATACAAAACACTCTCTTGATATTAGAAGATATTATAGACAGTTTGATTATTAA
- a CDS encoding Tn3 family transposase, translated as MPKRKKTDARPNIIINAINIWNTIYLEKALEYLKTIEEVDEDLLGNISPLAWEHINLLGEYNFDSNCTTSLEFLRELNIG; from the coding sequence GTGCCGAAACGCAAAAAAACCGACGCGAGGCCTAATATTATTATAAATGCTATTAATATTTGGAATACAATTTACTTAGAAAAAGCTCTTGAATACTTAAAAACTATTGAAGAGGTTGATGAGGATCTACTAGGGAATATCTCTCCTCTTGCTTGGGAACATATTAATCTTTTAGGAGAATATAATTTTGATTCAAATTGCACTACTTCTTTAGAATTTTTAAGAGAATTAAATATAGGTTAA